From the Planktothricoides raciborskii GIHE-MW2 genome, the window CTCAACCACAGCAACGATGGCTTTTTGGCGATCGCTGCTAATAATGTAGATAGATGCACCTGATGTTTGATAAATCCCTGATGAGTTGACTCCCTGATGTTGTGTACCCTGATGGTTTTATTCCCTGATGATAATGCACCCTGATGGTTTAGTCCCTGATGGTTCAAGTCCCTGATGGCTCAGGATCCTCTCCCCAAACAAGAAGGATTGGTGCAAGATTGTGGAAACAGAGATCCGTCATTGAAGACAGTTCAGTTTCAACAGGCTTGGCCTGTATGTGTCCATTATTAACGGCTGAGTGGTCAAACCACAAGAGGTCTATTGCAAAGGCCCACTTTTGAAGATTGCAATTGCTTCAAAAGTGACATTTTTAGGAAAGCAGGGTACATCTCATGAAAAAGAATATTCTCGTAGTTGCGGCGCTTATCTCCGCCAGCTTTGCCATATTTAACCTTGGCAGTGCCAGTGCGAATCCGCTCAAAGCATCGGCTTCAGGTTTTGCCTGGGAAAAATCCTCTGAAATGCTCCAAAATAGTCGTTCTCAAGGAACGAAAGAGAGCGATAAGCAAGGATACACTGGAACTGATGAGGATGGCGATACAGAGGAGATTCAAACGAAATCATAGGTTAATCACCGTGAGAGTAATTCGCCAGCCAGCGCGGAAATAATCTGAAAATATATTTTTCAGGTGGGTAGAACTTCCCCAGCAATTGCTGATGCCAAGCCTTCCATTGCTGCTCTGTTCTACCCCTCTGGCTATCTGTAATCACAAACCCGTGGCATCATCGACCATGACTATTACAAGACAACGAGCAACCATCAAAACCCAAGGCAGACGTCAAGCAACTGCCAAAGAAAGAGAACTGATCCATTTACTAGCAAATTTGGGTTGTTCTCTGTCGAGATATGGCTTTCAACACGCCACCAAGAAAGGGGAAATTCCGCCCGAAGAGCGGTTGCGTTTGGCCGAATGGCACTATCTTCGAGTGCAACAAATTCGCCGAATTGAGCGCAGTTTAGAGCCTGTGGCCACCCTAAAGCGAGTTTACTTTAAAAGTGACTTGAGTCCCCGCCGTCTGAAATCCTTAAAGCTGGTCTGGGTAGAAGACGACCGAGAAAAAGTGAAACGGATTAATCCAGAATTGGATGACATCCTCACTTTAGCCTTGGATCGAGGAGACACGCTCAAACAGGTGTTTTATATTCTCGAAGTGGGCGATCGCTTATTTTCTCGGACACCCCAACGAGGCAAAGTGCCGCTTTGGGTTAAAGAATGGGAAGATTCTGATTACGATATCAATTTTTTCCCCCCTTCTTTCCCCGACTGGGCGCAGATTGTGGACGATTAAATCAAGTAACTCGCTGGGGATTTTTCATCAAGATGGTCGCATCTACATCCAGAAAAACCAGGGCATCCAGAAAAACCAGGGCTGCTCAATGGACGGTTCCCCGACCTAGGGGTTCGCCTTGGGTCGGGCAATCGGACAAAATCATTTTTATCTTGTATCTTTATCTTGATCAATGCGATCGCTATTCCTCGGAATCCAAAAATGATTCGACCGGGCGATCGCATTGATTTATGCATCTAGGACTGACGCTGAAACCGGGTGTCTAGGATGTAAGGGATAACTCAGCACTGAGCATTGGTTCTCCGGGAACGCGCTGAATCAAAAATCCTAATTTTTTGCCAATATGCTGCATCACGAAATTATGTCGGAGAATTTCCGCCCGGATCACGGATAAATTTTCTGCCCGACCAATAGAAATCAGTTGGCGCAAGAACTCAGTCCCCAACCCTTGTCCTTGGAACGGATCGCTGACCAACACAGCAAACTCCGCCTCTTCTTTGTTGCTGTGCAATTTGGATAATCGACTAATTCCCAAAATTTCAGGTTCCTGGGTTTCCGGATGCCGCCGCACCCCAATCAAGGCAATTTCGCGATCGTAGTCAATACAACAAATCCGGGACAAGCGTTGGTGGGCGAACAAACGACTGGTTTTAAGAATTTGCGCGTAGCGCAAATACAAACTGCGTTCTGAGAGAGTTTCATGGAACTTCTGCACCATCGGCTCATCTTCGGGTCGGATTGGCCGAATCTTCACTTCTTGCCCGTTCTTGAGCGTAATCTTGGTGATATATTGATTCGGATAAGGACGAATCGCGGGTTTGGGGATTTGGTCTTCGGTGATATCCAGGTCGTGAAGCAGTACGCGGGCATCCAAGGCCACTAGACCAGCCTCAGAAACCAACAAAGGATTAATATCAATCTCTTTAATCAAAGGATGCTCAACGATCAGTTGAGAAAATTGCACCATCAGCCCTTCGAGGGCTTTTAGATCCACGGGTTTCCGTCCGCGCACTCCTTGAAGAGCCTTATAGATTTTGGTTTGTTCCATCATCCGCCGCGCCAAGGTACTGTTGAGTGGTGGCAACCCTAAAGCCCGATCTTTAAACACTTCCACCAGTTGTCCCCCAGAGCCAAACAGCATCACTGGGCCAAATTGAGGATCGAGACTACTGCCTAAAATCAGTTCATAGCTATCTTTGAGTTTGATCATCCGTTGCACGGTGACACCTTGGAAATGCTCGGCACCGACTTTTTCCGTCACAGAGGTTTCAATTGCCCGATAGGCGTGTTGGACTTCTTCGGCATCCACCAGATCCAACCGGACTCCACCGACATCAGTTTTATGGGTGATGGTTTCCGAGAAAATTTTCAACACCACCGGATAACCCATTTGCTCGGCCATTTCTACGGCTTCCGCTTCACTGGTGGCCAAGCGGGTTTCCACAATGGGAATATCGTAAGTGGCGAGTAGCTGCTTGGATTCAAATTCTGTCAGGAGAAACCGACCGGCGGCTTGTGCTTTTTGAATAATGGCGGCAGCGCGATCGCAACTGGGATATTCTTCCGCATTCTGGGCTAAAGAAGGGGTATCATAAATTCCCTTCAAGTTGTAGCTATATTGCCACATATAATTAAAAATCCGCACCGCCGTATCTGGGTAAGGAAAAGTGGGAATATTGGCCTGGTTGAGAATTTTGGTTCCTGCCGACACCTCGGCACCCCCCATCCAACTGGCCAGCACTGGTTTACGTTTTGCTGACCCGGTTAGCTTTTGAACGCATTGTTTTAAGGTTTCAGCGGTCTGAGTCGGATCGGTCATGGCTTGGGGGGTTAAAATTACCAGCAAGCCATCACTATTGGGATCCTGTGCGGCAATTTCTAGGGTTTTGGCATAGCGGTCTGGATCCGCATCTCCCAAAATGTCAATGGGATTATTGTGACTCCAATGAGTCGGCAGAATTTTATTCAGAGAGGCGATCGTTTCTGGGGATAACTCAGCCAAAGCACCATCTTCACTGATCAGGGTATCGGTAGTCAGCACTCCCGGCCCGCCCGCATTGGTAATAATCGTCAAACGCTGGCCTGTGGGTCGATCTTGCTTGGCCAGCAACTCCGCCATAGAGAATAGATGGGCGATATGATACACCCGCAATACCCCACAACGACGAAATGCGGCATTGAGCACTTCATCACTGCCGGTCAATGCGCCGGTATGAGATGCCGCCGCTTTGGCCGCCGCTTCGGTTCGACCGGCTTTAATTACGATAATAGGTTTGCTTAAGGCGACCTCCCGCGCGGCGGACAAAAATGACCGAGCATTGCCGACGGATTCCATGTAAATGACGATGCTGCTGGTGCGGGGATCGTCCCCTAGGTAATAAATTAAATCTCCCCAGTCTAGGTCTAACATCGAACCAATGGAAATAAAGGCACTAAAGCCAAAGTTTTCTTGTAAACTCCAATCCAAAATGGAGGTACAAAGGGCGCCACTTTGAGAGATAAATCCTACATTTCCCGGACGGGCGATCGTGCTGGCAAAGGTCGCATTCAGTCCGATTAAAGGGTTCATTACCCCCAGGCAATTTGGCCCAATAATTCGCAGATTGCCCCGCCGAGCATTGGCGAGGATCTGCTGTTCCAGTTTCACTCCTTGGTCGCCAATTTCTTTGAACCCGGCAGAGATAATAATTGCCCCTTTGACTCCGGCGGCGACGCATTCATTGATGATTCCCGGTATGGTTGGAGCCGGAGTGGCAATTATTACTAAATCTACTTGTTCCGGAACCGCACTAATATTTGGATAAGCTTTGATGCCTAATACATTTTTCCGCTTGGGATTGACGGGAAAAATTGTGCCGCCAAATGGACTACTGAGTAAGTTCCACATGACGGTTCTGCCCACACTATCGGGAGTTTCTGTGGCGCCAATTACCGCTACGGTTTTTGGCGCAAAAATTGCATCGAGGGGCTGTTTTTCATAACCCAATATATTATGAGCAGGATCGGCAGTTGCCATCTTTAATATTTCCATTATTTAGCTCCAAATAACTGAATTATCTGCTGATAATTTCATCAAATATTGATCGTTTTTTGGCGATATCCGCTAGACTCTATCCACACTTTTTTCACCCCAATAAATGGGTAATAAGATGTATTTTGGGGTGGGTTCAATGCTGACCAGACTATATCAGTAACTCCATGATTATTTGACCCATCATTTGAGATGGTGGTTCCAATCATCTTTAATCTTAAAGACATTAGCTAGACATAAAAAGCTGATCGACGATCAGCGCGATCGCCGATGATGTTGAAGATGATGTTGAAGTTTTCCCTCCCCCCAATCCACCTTAATCAGGGGGCAGGGGTGTGATGTCATTATTTGTGAATAATGCTTATCGGTTTGGCTAAGGGGTTGCCGTGAAGAACCTAACAGAATTTTTCTCTCAGGTTCGGATGAGCAAATTTTGGATCGATCGCCCTTGGTTTAGCCCGTATTATTGAAGACTTTGGTTTACACAAAATAAGCGAATTCACCGTTGGCGATCGAGACTACCGATATTTTTACCGATATTGTGATCCGAGGAAGAGGTACTGCTATTCTAGCGTATCGATATGTAAAATTACTCAGAAAGAGATACATTTTCGCCGAAGGGGGAGATCCGGGGCAGTGATCGCCCGTTCGCGCAGGATCCCCCCTTCGGCGAATCGCGAGAATCGCCTATTTAAATTAACCCCGCAGACTCATAGAGTCTTCGCATCAACGCCATAATCTTTTTCCCATATTGCAAATCCACAGACCAGCGACCACTGAGTTGATCCACTAAAGGGGCAACTCCTCGCGTGACAAACCGAAATCGCGGATCTACGACGTCTTGAACCAAAGGTTCAGTGCTGGCATAAGCTTTTAACCGTTGAATATGGGCTCTCACACCAATTCGTGCACTGGGGAAAGAGGCAGATGCAGTGGCTCCACCGATCGCACCTAAACTGGCAAAATTATTTTGATTCGGAGTAATGTCCCCACCAAAGCGGAGAAAATCCGTTTCTAAACACATTTGACAGAAAGCGATGTCATAATTTACCCCCTCAATACTGCCTTCTTCTCGATAAATTTTTGAGAGGTCGGGAAACTGATTAATTGCCGCTTCATTGTTACTTTTTAAGAACATCATTAGCTGAACTTCTGAGGTGTTGCCATGCCCCATGATGCGATCAAAGGCTCCTGGACATATCTGCACAATAGATCGCAGCAAGACAGTTCTTGTGTCAGCATTCCAGCCAACAGATATGGAAAAATCACGAAGTTCAACTGCCCTAATATAAACAATATTTTTGTAAGTGATCCGACGAATCTCAGTGACCTGAGAAATATTCACTCCCAAGCTATCCGCTAAATCAATGGGAATAAACGCATTGCCATTCACAACAATGCCGCCTTCCCCATAGATTTGACCATTAATATTGATATTAATTCGGCTATAAGTAGGTGTGGGTGTGGGCGTCGGTGTGGGCGTCGGTGTGGGCGTCGGTGTGGGCGTCGGTGTGGGCGTCGGTGTGGGGGCTGGAGTAGCCCCACTCCAAGCGATCAGTCCCTCGGCAAGTCCGATCGCAAAGTCTCGACGGCGGTTTTGCAGTAAAAAGCGATCGTCTGGGTTGGTAATATAGCCCAGTTCGATCAACAGCGATGAGACACTCACCCATCGACAAAAGGCCAAACTACCCAAACCAGACATGGTGTCTGCAAAAACCCCTTGACTGGGCAGTTGTGGCACCCGTCGCAATAAGGCCAGCAGGAGATTTTGGGCGTCTTGTCTTCTTTGGGTGTTGTTGGCAATATGATAAACTCTGGCCCCACGGGTGGCGGGAGTGGACGCCGACCCTAAGTGAATTTCTAAGGCTACATCCCCAGTTCTAGCCCTGGAGTTGATCCAATAAATGGATTGTTCCATACTCAGGTCATCGGGAACCGATAAAACTTCTATCCGGCGCGATCGCAGTTCGGCCACAACCATATCTCGCAGCAAGATCATTTCCTGGGCTTCCGTGGTGCCACCAGCGATCGCACCGGGATCGATCGTCCCATTTTCATAACCCCCATGACCCGCTGAAATAAAAATTCGTCCCATTGAGATTTCTCCCAGCCTTAAAAATGGATACTTGTAGATTGATTAAATTTAAAATCCCTTGGCGATCCTACCACTTGCGCCCCTTTCTTCCCCAGGGGGCTAGGAGATAGATTCACTGGGGAGGGGTAAAACTTATGATCTTAAGCTGATGTTCTGTGAGCCCCCAGGCTCTCAAACAAATAACAAATCACCAATTATTAATAATATCTTTAGGATCGCCGGAATTCTGTAGTCAAAGAAAATCAAATTCCAAGATAACTAAATTCGGAGCCCCTTCAGTGATACCCTTAAAGATGGCATTTTAAGGGTGACAGACCCAGCTTGACCGAATCACTTTATAGGTAAATTCTCTAAAAACGCGCATGGTCACCACATTAGAAAAAACAAACGTAGGATTCATTACCCAGATTATTGGTCCCGTTGTAGACATCAGATTTCCCAGTGGCAAACTGCCGAAGATTTACAACGCAGTGAACATTAAGGGTAAAAACGGATCAGGCCAAGAAGTTTCCGTGGTTTGCGAAGTACAGCAGCTCCTCGGCGACAACCAAGTTCGCGCCGTGTCTATGACCTCCACCGATGGCTTGGTGCGCGGCATGGAAGTTGAAGACACAGGCAAATCCATTGCCGTTCCTGTAGGCAAGGCAACTCTAGGCCGGATTTTTAACGTCACTGGCGAACCCGTGGATAACCTCGGTCCTGTTGGTAACGAAGAAACCTCCCCCATTCACCGCTCTGCGCCAACTCTGGTCGAGTTGGAAACCAAGCCCTCCATCCAGGAAACTGGGATTAAAGTGGTGGATCTGCTGGCTCCCTATCGTCGGGGTGGCAAAGTGGGTCTGTTTGGTGGTGCCGGGGTCGGCAAAACCGTGATCATCATGGAACTGATCAATAACATCGCCAAAGCTCACGGTGGTGTGTCGGTATTTGCTGGAGTGGGTGAACGCACTCGCGAAGGTAATGACCTCTACAGCGAAATGAAAGAGTCTGGGGTGATTAATGAAAAGAACCTCAGCGAATCTAAAGTGGCCTTGGTTTACGGTCAGATGAATGAGCCACCGGGAGCCCGGATGCGCGTTGGTCTGTCTGCTTTGACGATGGCCGAGTATTTCCGCGACGTGAACAAGCAAGACGTGCTGCTGTTTGTGGACAACATTTTCCGGTTTGTCCAAGCCGGTTCTGAAGTGTCCGCACTCTTAGGTCGGATGCCTTCTGCGGTGGGATATCAGCCAACTCTGGCTACGGAAATGGGTGAACTGCAAGAACGGATTACCTCCACCACCGAGGGTTCCATTACTTCGATTCAAGCAGTATATGTGCCAGCGGACGACTTGACCGACCCCGCACCAGCCACTACCTTTGCTCACTTGGACGCTACCACGGTGTTGTCTCGCGGTTTGGCTTCTAAGGGAATTTACCCAGCAGTGGATCCCCTGGATTCGACCTCAACCATGCTCCAGCCAAATATCGTTGGTGAGGATCACTATAATACTGCCCGGGCTGTGCAAGCCACTTTGCAGCGCTATAAAGAACTGCAAGATATTATCGCCATTTTGGGTCTGGATGAATTGTCCGAAGATGACCGCTTGACCGTGGCACGGGCTCGGAAGATCGAACGTTTCTTGTCCCAACCGTTCTTTGTGGCAGAAGTGTTTACTGGTTCTCCTGGTAAGTATGTGAAGTTGGAAGACACTATCAAAGGATTCAAGATGATCCTGTCTGGGGAACTGGACGATCTGCCGGAACAAGCATTTTATCTGGTGGGCGATATTAATGAGGCGATCGCCAAAGCCGAAAAAATGAAAGCCGAAGGCAAGTAATTTTATTTGCTGTTGACCGTTGAAGCTCAATGGTTATTTGTTGGCAAGTTGGCAAGTTGGCAAGTTGGCAAGTTGGCAAGTTGTTTGCTATCTCAAACCAATGACGAATAACGAATAACAGTCAACGGTCAACCGTCAACGGTCAACCGTCAATCATTGACAATCAATCCTCGATAAATTATGACCCTAAATGTTCGCGTAATTTCTCCAGATAAGACCATCTGGGATGCTTCGGCTCAAGAAGTCATTCTGCCCAGTACCACTGGTCAGCTTGGCATTTTGAGCGGTCACGCTCCTTTGCTAACGGCGTTGGATGTGGGTGTGATGCGGGTACGGCCAGAGAAAGAGTGGGTGGCGATCGCCCTACTCGGTGGCTTTGCCGAAGTGGAAAATAATCAAGTCACGATCTTAGTCAATGGTGCCGAACTCGGTGAGTCCATTGACAAAGAAGCTGCCCGGAAAGCATATGCTGAAGCGGAAAAAAATCTGAATGCTGCGGTCACCGGCAGCCGTCAGCAACAAATTCAGGCCAAGCAAGCGCTGAAAAGAGCCCTGGCGCGTCTGCAAGCCGCAGGCGGTATGGTTTCCGCTTAATTTAAGCTTAATTTAAGCTGAAATTCCACTTAATTTAAACTTAAGCAAAGTAATCAAAACCCGGTTTCTACCCAGAAACCGGGTTTCTAAATCTACAGCGTTTTTCTGATCGACCAGGCAAATTGGCTAAGAAAGCGATCCCTTTATGCCTGTTCTCCCTTACAATAACCAGGGGTTAACTACAGAAGCAGGAAACTTACCCAATCTTACCCAAGATTACTCAAATCGTCATAAATTTCCGGAGCAAAGACCTGCGATTGTTAGATTCAGATTGTCAATCTGGTCATTAGTGGTGGTAAGATGGGAGCGGCGTCTGGCGCATCGGAGTCTGAACATGGCACGCATACCGACCATCACTTACGATCGCGGCACCTTATTACTGCATCCACCACCGAAGGGTAAAGCCTGGGTAGAATTTGTCACCTGGGACGACCGGGTGGAAAAATTTCGCATCCCCGCCATTCAATACCGTCCCTTATTAGAAGCCCTTCAAGGGGAAGACATTCAATTTAATGACGAAGCCAAAGGGTTTGAAGCCCTGGAGTTAGTCCCCAGTTTGGAAATGCCCCCTTATCGGCATCAAGAGGAGGCGTTGTGGGCTTGGAAAAAAGCTAAACGTCAAGGGGTGGTGGTGTTGCCCACCGCAGCGGGAAAAACCTATTTAGCCCAGTTAGCCATGCAATG encodes:
- a CDS encoding N-acetylmuramoyl-L-alanine amidase, with the translated sequence MGRIFISAGHGGYENGTIDPGAIAGGTTEAQEMILLRDMVVAELRSRRIEVLSVPDDLSMEQSIYWINSRARTGDVALEIHLGSASTPATRGARVYHIANNTQRRQDAQNLLLALLRRVPQLPSQGVFADTMSGLGSLAFCRWVSVSSLLIELGYITNPDDRFLLQNRRRDFAIGLAEGLIAWSGATPAPTPTPTPTPTPTPTPTPTPTPTPTPTYSRINININGQIYGEGGIVVNGNAFIPIDLADSLGVNISQVTEIRRITYKNIVYIRAVELRDFSISVGWNADTRTVLLRSIVQICPGAFDRIMGHGNTSEVQLMMFLKSNNEAAINQFPDLSKIYREEGSIEGVNYDIAFCQMCLETDFLRFGGDITPNQNNFASLGAIGGATASASFPSARIGVRAHIQRLKAYASTEPLVQDVVDPRFRFVTRGVAPLVDQLSGRWSVDLQYGKKIMALMRRLYESAGLI
- the atpD gene encoding F0F1 ATP synthase subunit beta; the protein is MVTTLEKTNVGFITQIIGPVVDIRFPSGKLPKIYNAVNIKGKNGSGQEVSVVCEVQQLLGDNQVRAVSMTSTDGLVRGMEVEDTGKSIAVPVGKATLGRIFNVTGEPVDNLGPVGNEETSPIHRSAPTLVELETKPSIQETGIKVVDLLAPYRRGGKVGLFGGAGVGKTVIIMELINNIAKAHGGVSVFAGVGERTREGNDLYSEMKESGVINEKNLSESKVALVYGQMNEPPGARMRVGLSALTMAEYFRDVNKQDVLLFVDNIFRFVQAGSEVSALLGRMPSAVGYQPTLATEMGELQERITSTTEGSITSIQAVYVPADDLTDPAPATTFAHLDATTVLSRGLASKGIYPAVDPLDSTSTMLQPNIVGEDHYNTARAVQATLQRYKELQDIIAILGLDELSEDDRLTVARARKIERFLSQPFFVAEVFTGSPGKYVKLEDTIKGFKMILSGELDDLPEQAFYLVGDINEAIAKAEKMKAEGK
- a CDS encoding bifunctional acetate--CoA ligase family protein/GNAT family N-acetyltransferase, which gives rise to MEILKMATADPAHNILGYEKQPLDAIFAPKTVAVIGATETPDSVGRTVMWNLLSSPFGGTIFPVNPKRKNVLGIKAYPNISAVPEQVDLVIIATPAPTIPGIINECVAAGVKGAIIISAGFKEIGDQGVKLEQQILANARRGNLRIIGPNCLGVMNPLIGLNATFASTIARPGNVGFISQSGALCTSILDWSLQENFGFSAFISIGSMLDLDWGDLIYYLGDDPRTSSIVIYMESVGNARSFLSAAREVALSKPIIVIKAGRTEAAAKAAASHTGALTGSDEVLNAAFRRCGVLRVYHIAHLFSMAELLAKQDRPTGQRLTIITNAGGPGVLTTDTLISEDGALAELSPETIASLNKILPTHWSHNNPIDILGDADPDRYAKTLEIAAQDPNSDGLLVILTPQAMTDPTQTAETLKQCVQKLTGSAKRKPVLASWMGGAEVSAGTKILNQANIPTFPYPDTAVRIFNYMWQYSYNLKGIYDTPSLAQNAEEYPSCDRAAAIIQKAQAAGRFLLTEFESKQLLATYDIPIVETRLATSEAEAVEMAEQMGYPVVLKIFSETITHKTDVGGVRLDLVDAEEVQHAYRAIETSVTEKVGAEHFQGVTVQRMIKLKDSYELILGSSLDPQFGPVMLFGSGGQLVEVFKDRALGLPPLNSTLARRMMEQTKIYKALQGVRGRKPVDLKALEGLMVQFSQLIVEHPLIKEIDINPLLVSEAGLVALDARVLLHDLDITEDQIPKPAIRPYPNQYITKITLKNGQEVKIRPIRPEDEPMVQKFHETLSERSLYLRYAQILKTSRLFAHQRLSRICCIDYDREIALIGVRRHPETQEPEILGISRLSKLHSNKEEAEFAVLVSDPFQGQGLGTEFLRQLISIGRAENLSVIRAEILRHNFVMQHIGKKLGFLIQRVPGEPMLSAELSLTS
- the atpC gene encoding ATP synthase F1 subunit epsilon, producing MTLNVRVISPDKTIWDASAQEVILPSTTGQLGILSGHAPLLTALDVGVMRVRPEKEWVAIALLGGFAEVENNQVTILVNGAELGESIDKEAARKAYAEAEKNLNAAVTGSRQQQIQAKQALKRALARLQAAGGMVSA